The window TTTCTGACTTACGCATACTGACCTATTAAAAAACGAATAGACTCATCATCATGAATCTACTGCGAGATAGCCATTGAAAGCGTTCTACGCCGACCACTATGTTTTACCACTTCCTGACGGGCATCGCTTTCCGATGGAAAAGTACAAGAAATTGCGCGACTTAGTCTCGCAATTAGAAGGCGTTCAACTCGAGAATGCGCCTACAGTTACGGATTCGCAAATACTCTATGCGCATGATGCTAGCTATCTCATTAAAGTATTACAGGGGACACTGAGCCCGCAAGAACAAAAAGAGATTGGATTTCCTTGGAGCACCCAAATGGTGGAACGCTCTCGCAGGTCAGCTGGAGCGACTTTAGCGGCGGCCAATATCGCACTAAAAGAAGGAATAGCTGGAAATTTAGCCGGGGGTACACACCACGCCTACCGCAATAAAGGGAGTGGATTCTGCGTTTTTAATGATTCGGCCATTGCGGCACGAGCACTGCAACGAGAAGTGAATCCCAAATTAAAAGTTGCCGTGATTGATCTAGATGTACATCAAGGCAATGGCACGGCCTCAATTTTAGAGAATGATGCCTCTATTTTTACCCTCTCTATCCATGGTGAAAATAATTTCCCGTTTACAAAAGAAGTGAGTGATCTGGATATTGGCCTACCAGATGAAACCGCAGATCAATCTTATTTAACTGCACTACACCAAGGCCTAGAAATGCTGGAGAAAAGGTTCAAGCCCGATATCATGATTTACCTGGCTGGCGCCGATCCTCACGAAGGAGATCGCTTAGGAAAACTCAATATCAGCAAGGATGGGATGCGCCAACGGGACGAATGCGTATTCCAGTTCGGCTTAGATCGTCACATACCCATCGCATTTAGCATGGCAGGAGGATATGGAAAAGAAATTCAGACTACAGTAGATGTTCACTTCCAAACTATTCAAACCGCACTGCAATACCAGCAACGTTATCGATAAATTACTTTTTCTTGGTCGGCAGAGTACTTAAGGTCTTAGCATCATTCAATTGTTGATCCACTAAATACAAAGTTCCGCCATAGTTTGCTTGCAAGTCATAGCCAGATAAACCCACTGTATAGATCGTAATATAGGGATTAAAAGAACGAATGGTTCCACCTGAGCCAGCAGAAAAATTAGCATCCAAATCCATGCCACCGCGTTGTCCATCAATTGAGGTCACTAGAAACTGATCAATGGCGTCTGTATTTTTAAAGAGGATGATTTGATATTGGTCTTGATAGCCTGCACCAATGCCCTCACCTGTTTTCATCGCCTTCATAAAAACAGGTTCAGAACGACGTCGATCAAACAGCACACCTTCACCTCTTGCCAAAACTAACAAAACAACATTGACGTTCGTGGTACTGAAGACTGCGTATCCAGGAGCAGCATTGAATTCTTTTTGGATCGCAGGATTTTGTTTAATTAAATCCGCCAAGCCCACCTTGGACATTGCTAAGGTGGCCTGTCGTTTTTGGAGAA is drawn from Polynucleobacter arcticus and contains these coding sequences:
- a CDS encoding histone deacetylase family protein, which produces MKAFYADHYVLPLPDGHRFPMEKYKKLRDLVSQLEGVQLENAPTVTDSQILYAHDASYLIKVLQGTLSPQEQKEIGFPWSTQMVERSRRSAGATLAAANIALKEGIAGNLAGGTHHAYRNKGSGFCVFNDSAIAARALQREVNPKLKVAVIDLDVHQGNGTASILENDASIFTLSIHGENNFPFTKEVSDLDIGLPDETADQSYLTALHQGLEMLEKRFKPDIMIYLAGADPHEGDRLGKLNISKDGMRQRDECVFQFGLDRHIPIAFSMAGGYGKEIQTTVDVHFQTIQTALQYQQRYR